Proteins co-encoded in one Dyadobacter sp. CECT 9275 genomic window:
- a CDS encoding SDR family NAD(P)-dependent oxidoreductase: protein MKELNNKVAVITGGNSGIGYATAKKLKEAGANVIITGRRKDAVEKAAAELGVTGLVADQSKLADIEHLVRQVGEEFGKIDILMVNAGITKFSTIEDAEQSQFDEIMNVNFKGAYFTLSRFIPLLNEGASVVMLSSTSATISPQSASVYAASKSAINAVVKIAALELAPRKIRVNAVSPGPVATEIMNKIGLDEALENQLIQSIPAGRMGKAEEVASMVHYLASEEASFLTGANFLVDGGQSI, encoded by the coding sequence ATGAAAGAACTAAATAATAAAGTTGCTGTCATCACAGGTGGTAACAGCGGAATCGGTTATGCCACCGCAAAAAAGCTGAAAGAAGCTGGGGCAAACGTAATCATCACCGGGAGAAGAAAGGACGCTGTGGAAAAGGCAGCGGCAGAACTCGGGGTAACGGGGCTGGTGGCAGATCAAAGTAAATTGGCGGATATTGAGCACCTTGTACGCCAGGTGGGAGAAGAATTTGGCAAAATCGATATCCTGATGGTCAATGCAGGTATTACCAAATTCTCTACAATTGAAGACGCAGAACAAAGCCAGTTTGACGAAATCATGAACGTCAACTTCAAGGGGGCCTATTTTACCCTGAGCCGTTTTATCCCTTTACTCAACGAGGGAGCGTCGGTGGTCATGCTCTCCTCTACATCCGCCACCATTTCGCCCCAAAGCGCTTCTGTGTATGCGGCGAGCAAATCGGCCATTAATGCGGTCGTAAAAATAGCGGCGCTGGAACTGGCGCCCCGTAAAATCCGCGTAAATGCCGTAAGTCCCGGGCCGGTGGCCACCGAGATTATGAACAAGATCGGGCTGGACGAAGCACTGGAAAATCAGCTGATACAAAGCATTCCGGCGGGAAGAATGGGCAAAGCCGAAGAGGTGGCCAGTATGGTGCACTACCTGGCGAGTGAAGAGGCGTCGTTTTTAACCGGTGCAAACTTTCTGGTCGATGGCGGACAATCGATTTAG
- a CDS encoding LytR/AlgR family response regulator transcription factor, whose product MKILILEDESLSAQRASQLLAEYDPEIEILEVLDSIEEAVIWLNEHPEPDLMLLDIHLADGLCFDLFEQVSVRSPVIFTTAYDQYALQAFKINSIDYLLKPLDKKELCRAMDKYHSLLQDRRILSVTDVEQLRSTMEQLTKKYKGRFLVRYADAIYFKNVEDVAYFYADDKVVFMVTTDGKKYLMESNLESLEEVLDPAVFFRINRKIIARIESIQKIKTLLSSRLQVFLSPAFSQDVYVSKYKSQEFKNWLDN is encoded by the coding sequence ATGAAGATACTCATCCTGGAAGATGAATCGCTCTCTGCCCAGAGAGCTTCCCAACTATTAGCCGAATATGATCCGGAAATCGAGATTCTGGAAGTACTTGACTCGATCGAGGAGGCGGTAATCTGGCTGAACGAGCATCCGGAACCCGACCTGATGCTGCTTGATATCCATTTGGCTGACGGACTATGTTTTGATCTTTTTGAGCAGGTGTCCGTCAGGAGCCCGGTGATTTTTACAACCGCTTATGATCAATATGCCCTTCAGGCTTTCAAGATCAACAGCATTGACTATCTGCTCAAGCCACTGGATAAGAAAGAGCTCTGCCGTGCGATGGACAAATATCACAGCCTTCTGCAGGATCGGCGGATTCTCTCCGTAACCGACGTTGAGCAGCTTCGCTCCACGATGGAACAATTGACCAAAAAGTACAAGGGAAGGTTTTTGGTCAGGTATGCTGATGCCATATATTTCAAAAATGTAGAAGATGTGGCCTATTTCTATGCTGATGATAAAGTAGTCTTCATGGTTACTACGGACGGGAAAAAATACCTGATGGAAAGTAACCTTGAAAGCCTAGAGGAAGTACTGGACCCTGCCGTGTTTTTCAGAATCAACCGAAAAATTATTGCCCGTATTGAATCAATTCAGAAAATAAAGACCCTGCTCAGCTCACGTTTACAGGTTTTTTTATCACCAGCCTTTTCACAGGATGTTTATGTAAGCAAATACAAAAGCCAGGAATTCAAAAACTGGCTGGATAATTAA
- a CDS encoding helix-turn-helix domain-containing protein — protein MMEYKARYITDDIKLSSYEDKFFKSDMMFDHHMLVWFLSGETKIVQADATYFFKKGDIFLIPRNQLATIINYPKDGQPHKTVVMHLSVETLRRFYSNKQVKHKPLQSPKIYSFSNHPLLESCLASLIPYFDMEDIPEDIASIKISEAISILRTLNKDIDDVLANFEEPGKINLVDYMEKNFMFNLPVEKFGYLTGRSLTTFKRDFKRAFNTTPQRWLTHKRLELAHYQLTEKRKKPLDVCYEVGFENLSHFSFAFKKQFGIAPSQLLFPND, from the coding sequence ATGATGGAATACAAGGCACGGTACATCACCGATGACATCAAGCTGTCCAGCTACGAGGACAAATTTTTCAAGTCGGACATGATGTTCGACCACCACATGCTGGTATGGTTCCTTTCCGGCGAAACCAAGATTGTACAGGCAGATGCCACGTACTTTTTTAAGAAAGGCGATATATTCCTGATCCCGAGAAATCAGCTGGCGACCATCATCAACTATCCGAAAGACGGACAGCCGCATAAAACCGTTGTGATGCACCTGTCGGTGGAAACGCTCAGGCGTTTTTACAGCAATAAGCAGGTAAAACACAAGCCCTTGCAATCACCCAAAATTTACAGTTTCAGCAATCACCCGTTGCTGGAAAGCTGCCTGGCTTCACTCATCCCGTATTTTGACATGGAAGATATACCCGAGGATATTGCTTCCATTAAAATATCCGAGGCGATCAGCATTCTCAGAACACTCAACAAGGACATTGATGATGTGCTTGCCAATTTTGAAGAGCCGGGCAAAATAAACCTGGTGGATTACATGGAAAAGAACTTCATGTTCAACCTGCCGGTGGAAAAATTCGGTTACCTCACCGGCAGGAGCCTGACGACCTTCAAGCGCGATTTTAAAAGAGCATTCAACACCACGCCACAACGCTGGCTCACACACAAGCGGCTGGAACTGGCGCATTACCAACTGACGGAAAAGAGAAAAAAGCCGTTGGACGTATGCTACGAAGTGGGCTTCGAAAACCTGTCGCATTTTTCTTTCGCCTTTAAAAAACAGTTCGGGATCGCACCCAGCCAATTACTATTTCCCAATGATTAG
- a CDS encoding fasciclin domain-containing protein translates to MSILPNPGILKQCIFAAFVAFSISACKDDDDDKTVEPVKADITAVAAADPQFSTLVAALTKAELVPTLQGAGPFTVFAPNNAAFTKAGITSLNNLNKDALTPILNSHVVSGSVKAADVKSGTVKTVNAQNDIYLSKNADGVFINGNIKVIATDVSASNGIVHVIDNVIIPPTKSLVEIAQADTSFSELVSLVLAADPAVAAALSSASSGLTVFAPTNAAFRELYKTTPKATLLMASNRALLTNVLLYHVIPSRVFSTDLPNVSGPVATANTSATLTFDLAGGAKVIGKTSGASTITAANILATNGVVHVINKVLMP, encoded by the coding sequence ATGAGCATCTTACCAAATCCCGGAATTCTGAAGCAATGTATCTTCGCCGCCTTCGTGGCATTTTCTATTTCTGCCTGTAAGGACGATGACGACGATAAGACCGTAGAGCCGGTAAAAGCAGATATAACGGCCGTAGCCGCTGCCGATCCTCAGTTCTCTACACTTGTTGCGGCGCTTACCAAAGCCGAACTTGTGCCAACACTTCAGGGAGCCGGTCCTTTTACTGTCTTCGCACCAAACAATGCAGCCTTTACAAAGGCAGGCATCACTAGTCTTAACAACTTAAATAAGGATGCCCTGACACCCATTCTGAACTCGCACGTAGTAAGCGGTTCAGTCAAGGCTGCTGATGTGAAAAGCGGAACTGTGAAAACGGTGAACGCACAGAATGACATCTATTTGTCGAAAAATGCGGACGGTGTTTTTATCAATGGTAACATCAAAGTGATCGCAACGGACGTCTCCGCTTCAAATGGAATTGTGCACGTAATTGATAATGTGATCATCCCTCCTACCAAATCGCTGGTGGAGATTGCCCAGGCAGATACTAGTTTTTCAGAACTTGTTTCGCTCGTTCTGGCTGCAGATCCGGCCGTGGCTGCTGCACTTTCATCCGCTTCAAGCGGGCTGACGGTCTTTGCTCCAACCAATGCTGCGTTCAGAGAGTTGTATAAAACAACACCGAAGGCTACACTGCTAATGGCATCCAACCGTGCACTGCTGACCAACGTCCTGCTTTATCATGTGATCCCAAGCCGCGTTTTCTCTACTGATCTGCCGAATGTATCAGGCCCTGTGGCAACAGCGAATACGAGCGCGACACTAACCTTCGATCTTGCCGGCGGCGCAAAGGTCATTGGCAAAACCAGCGGAGCGTCCACCATTACTGCGGCAAATATCCTTGCTACAAATGGGGTGGTGCATGTGATCAATAAGGTTTTAATGCCTTAA
- a CDS encoding IS1182 family transposase — MAGKQPTFKPYNQQQIILLPPSLEELVPKSHPVRIVNEVINKVNLGPLNSAYKTTGASSYHPQMLLKVLVYGYVSNVYSSRKLEAACKESIYFMWVSGMSYPDHNTINRFRGVRLKEALRSVFEEVVLLLAQEGLLSIEEIFIDGTKIEANANRYTFVWRKAIATNKEKMKQQLKHIWEYAQSVAAKEDELPDPPDFTTIDTEKVQSTVDKLNEVLGKKKDIDKKTKNKLNYITKHYPANIARYEMQEAILEDRNSYSKTDTDATFMRMKEDHMRNGQLKPAYNIQISSSNQYIVNYTIHPNPTDTTTLTDHIAQHEESFKSTPAVVTADAGYGSQENYTLLESKEITAYVKYGMFDKQQNKNYQAKRPFSADKLFYNPQKDCYICPMGQQMHYIGDIKNKTSTGFEQTLRRYRAQNCSNCPLNGACHKSKGNRVIQVNVELERQKKKAHELLNSPEGIERRKKRCFDVEPVFASIKSNHGFKRFMLRGKQKVEIEFGLLAIAQNIRKKAA, encoded by the coding sequence ATGGCAGGAAAACAACCTACTTTTAAGCCTTACAACCAGCAGCAAATCATACTATTGCCTCCCAGTTTGGAGGAGTTGGTTCCAAAATCTCATCCGGTCCGCATTGTTAACGAGGTGATCAACAAAGTCAACCTGGGCCCTCTAAATTCAGCTTACAAAACCACAGGAGCTTCGAGCTATCATCCACAGATGCTGCTTAAAGTGTTGGTTTACGGTTATGTAAGTAATGTATATTCCAGCCGAAAACTTGAAGCTGCCTGTAAAGAGAGCATCTACTTTATGTGGGTAAGCGGTATGAGCTATCCGGACCACAATACAATCAACCGTTTTAGAGGTGTTCGTTTAAAAGAGGCATTAAGGAGCGTTTTTGAGGAGGTGGTCCTACTTTTGGCGCAGGAAGGTTTATTAAGCATTGAGGAGATTTTCATTGACGGCACCAAGATTGAAGCCAATGCTAACCGCTATACTTTTGTTTGGCGAAAAGCGATTGCGACCAATAAGGAGAAGATGAAACAGCAATTGAAGCACATCTGGGAATATGCCCAAAGTGTTGCCGCAAAAGAGGATGAGCTTCCTGATCCACCAGACTTCACCACCATTGACACAGAAAAAGTACAGTCTACCGTAGACAAGCTCAATGAAGTGCTTGGCAAAAAGAAAGATATTGACAAAAAGACAAAGAATAAACTGAATTACATAACCAAGCATTATCCTGCCAACATTGCCAGGTACGAAATGCAGGAAGCTATTCTGGAAGATCGCAATAGCTACAGCAAGACAGACACTGATGCCACTTTCATGAGAATGAAGGAAGACCATATGCGTAACGGGCAATTAAAGCCTGCATACAATATTCAGATATCCAGTTCCAATCAATATATCGTCAATTATACCATACACCCAAACCCAACAGATACGACCACATTAACTGATCACATTGCCCAACATGAAGAGAGCTTCAAAAGTACACCCGCAGTTGTTACGGCAGATGCAGGTTATGGCTCACAAGAAAATTATACCTTACTTGAAAGCAAAGAAATAACGGCCTATGTGAAGTATGGCATGTTTGATAAACAGCAAAACAAGAATTACCAAGCTAAAAGACCTTTTAGTGCAGACAAGCTTTTTTATAACCCGCAGAAGGATTGCTACATCTGCCCAATGGGCCAGCAGATGCATTACATCGGTGATATCAAAAATAAAACCAGCACAGGGTTTGAACAAACACTAAGAAGGTATCGGGCTCAGAACTGCTCTAACTGTCCGTTAAACGGGGCATGTCACAAATCCAAAGGGAACAGGGTTATCCAGGTGAACGTTGAATTAGAACGACAGAAGAAAAAAGCCCACGAGCTGCTCAATAGTCCGGAAGGAATTGAAAGGCGAAAGAAAAGATGTTTTGATGTTGAACCCGTTTTTGCTAGTATTAAAAGCAATCATGGGTTTAAACGATTTATGCTCAGAGGCAAGCAAAAGGTTGAAATTGAGTTTGGCTTACTGGCAATAGCACAAAATATCAGAAAAAAGGCCGCTTAG
- a CDS encoding sensor histidine kinase, whose amino-acid sequence MFHIRYRFGFMLLLGAYSFVNTLLVETFDYYHVGVDNWIIFLLFLVVTSAIWEGNRIWDGWLARQDITHFWLRICYNFAGSLVITATCSLLLGVSTAYFTLPGDWHGWILPLKLFAMFCFRINLFLNTIHIIFLYMQKLEQSHQELETYKRISSQAQLQSLRNQVNPHFLFNNLSVLSALISQDANASVEFVRQFSNVYRYILRSDEKELTHLAEEIEFIQSYLYLLKTRFNSGLNVAIDVSEGCLSAYILPVSLQMLVENAVKHNIISKSKPLNIEIFCRNDESITVRNNLQKRAINDTQSTQLGLTNIVKRYDFLGHHGVNIEHDDKYFCVTIPLIRLQS is encoded by the coding sequence ATGTTTCATATCCGGTACCGGTTCGGCTTCATGCTTTTACTTGGCGCGTATTCGTTCGTGAATACGCTGCTCGTAGAAACCTTTGACTATTACCATGTGGGTGTAGACAACTGGATCATATTTCTTCTGTTTCTGGTTGTCACATCAGCTATCTGGGAAGGGAACCGAATCTGGGACGGATGGCTCGCCAGACAGGATATCACCCATTTTTGGTTGAGGATTTGTTACAATTTTGCCGGAAGTCTGGTCATTACCGCCACCTGTTCGTTACTGCTGGGTGTTTCGACGGCTTACTTCACTTTGCCGGGCGACTGGCACGGATGGATTCTTCCATTGAAGCTGTTTGCGATGTTTTGTTTTCGCATCAATCTGTTTTTGAATACCATACACATTATTTTCTTGTATATGCAAAAGCTCGAGCAAAGCCACCAGGAGCTGGAAACATATAAGAGGATCAGCAGCCAGGCGCAGCTGCAGTCCCTTAGAAATCAGGTAAACCCGCATTTCTTGTTTAATAATCTCAGTGTGCTCAGCGCATTAATCAGTCAGGATGCCAATGCATCGGTGGAGTTTGTAAGGCAATTTTCAAACGTGTACCGCTACATTCTGAGAAGCGACGAAAAAGAACTGACACACCTTGCCGAAGAAATCGAATTTATTCAGTCGTACCTTTACCTGCTAAAGACACGTTTTAATTCAGGTTTAAATGTCGCCATTGATGTTTCTGAAGGCTGTCTTTCAGCCTATATACTCCCGGTATCTCTTCAAATGCTCGTGGAAAATGCTGTCAAGCACAACATTATCTCGAAAAGCAAACCCCTGAATATCGAAATTTTTTGTCGTAATGACGAATCGATTACGGTGCGCAACAATCTGCAGAAAAGGGCTATCAATGACACGCAGTCTACTCAGTTAGGCCTGACCAACATTGTGAAGCGCTATGATTTTCTGGGACACCACGGGGTAAATATTGAACATGATGACAAGTATTTTTGTGTTACCATTCCGCTCATACGTCTTCAGTCGTAA
- a CDS encoding PHB depolymerase family esterase has protein sequence MKKSICLSAVTIIKILLPLLCLAQSKNPALDSMGANMGRQNWERAIHWALKAAEADPSEKYWRYLNAAIFASRDHNADLAIKYAALVVDSEIATNAGFGSSFDWLRKDSRWIQLMDRVAQLKEKERQKRIQESLPFRDYQRELLGQTEDHLGSLVNIPSVEELYKAIQITSPVHSYSHSGRFGYYWLTLSDSLEFPYLVQLPINFDARRRYPMVVVLHGAVSRQTTLPDVADSTRHIAFFGRPFFDRAYQSGMIAVFPYSTNRYNWMMPDDGFDLVPDLVRQVKKMYSIDDQRVYLAGHSNGATGAFSYLLKQPGLFAGFAGLNNRPQVRTGGTFLLNGTNRSFYNVSTDNDYYFPIEGHRTLTNLTKQLNIDWVNQEVVGHRSHSFLVNSQDSTVVKVYEALFNNLLAKKRNPFQPRLYWECDNVRHGRVDWLAINELDTLIKTASWHTHQNFAVTGWREVMNPEIILDSTSQAFVFPRRSGAVKAYYSNNRFDLKTSRVKSVSIYLSPEMIDFKKPLAVVINGISVFNGNVSADREFVIDAYRQETDHQAIWIKRLQFTVPKK, from the coding sequence ATGAAAAAAAGTATTTGCCTTTCCGCGGTTACTATAATCAAAATTCTGTTACCACTGCTTTGCTTAGCGCAATCAAAAAATCCTGCACTAGATAGCATGGGAGCTAATATGGGCAGGCAGAATTGGGAAAGAGCAATTCATTGGGCGTTGAAGGCGGCAGAGGCCGATCCTTCAGAGAAATATTGGCGCTATTTGAATGCAGCAATCTTCGCTAGTCGCGATCACAATGCCGATTTGGCCATCAAGTATGCAGCATTGGTAGTCGACTCTGAAATAGCGACCAATGCCGGTTTCGGGAGCAGTTTTGATTGGCTACGCAAAGATAGTCGGTGGATACAACTGATGGACAGGGTGGCTCAACTCAAGGAAAAGGAGCGACAGAAGCGTATTCAGGAAAGTCTGCCTTTTCGAGACTACCAGCGCGAACTGCTTGGTCAAACCGAAGATCATCTGGGTTCTCTCGTTAATATTCCATCTGTTGAAGAGCTTTATAAAGCAATTCAGATTACAAGTCCGGTTCATAGCTATTCACATTCCGGGCGTTTCGGCTACTACTGGCTCACCCTGTCAGACTCGCTGGAATTTCCTTACTTAGTACAGCTACCGATTAACTTTGATGCACGTCGACGCTATCCCATGGTAGTCGTATTGCATGGGGCTGTCAGCCGACAAACCACATTACCCGACGTTGCCGACAGTACGCGGCATATAGCCTTCTTCGGCAGACCCTTTTTTGATCGCGCCTATCAATCTGGCATGATTGCAGTTTTCCCGTATAGCACCAACCGCTATAACTGGATGATGCCTGACGACGGTTTTGATCTGGTTCCTGACCTAGTTAGACAGGTCAAAAAAATGTATTCTATTGATGACCAACGGGTGTATCTGGCCGGCCATTCGAACGGCGCGACTGGTGCCTTCTCCTACCTTTTGAAACAACCAGGCCTGTTTGCCGGCTTTGCAGGTTTAAATAATCGACCACAAGTGCGGACTGGCGGGACTTTTTTGCTTAACGGGACCAATCGTTCTTTTTACAATGTGTCCACTGACAACGACTACTATTTTCCCATTGAGGGCCATAGAACTTTAACGAATTTGACCAAGCAGCTTAACATAGATTGGGTTAATCAAGAAGTTGTGGGGCATCGCAGTCATTCGTTCCTCGTTAATTCCCAGGATAGTACTGTTGTGAAAGTATATGAAGCTCTTTTTAACAATTTACTGGCTAAAAAACGAAATCCATTTCAACCTAGATTATATTGGGAGTGTGACAATGTGAGGCATGGACGTGTTGACTGGCTTGCAATAAACGAACTAGACACTCTGATCAAAACGGCATCATGGCATACTCATCAAAACTTCGCAGTTACCGGGTGGCGAGAAGTGATGAACCCAGAAATTATCCTTGACAGCACTTCTCAGGCATTTGTTTTTCCGCGTCGATCTGGCGCTGTGAAGGCCTACTACTCAAATAATCGTTTTGATTTAAAAACCTCCCGCGTAAAATCTGTCAGTATTTATTTATCGCCTGAAATGATTGATTTTAAGAAGCCCCTTGCAGTTGTTATAAATGGCATTTCGGTATTTAACGGTAATGTTTCAGCAGATCGCGAGTTTGTGATTGATGCATATCGTCAGGAGACGGATCATCAGGCCATTTGGATAAAGAGATTGCAATTCACGGTACCTAAGAAATAA
- a CDS encoding cation-translocating P-type ATPase: MSSPANSIRRGLTSEEVSASRSQYGENRFQGKKESGFWDALRELVKEPMLILLVSASTIYFLTGAYAEGYFMLGAIVVVSAISLYQDTRSRNALAALKSLTQPHSKVLRDGSETEILSEEIVTGDWLVIEEGSRIQADGAVREAHDFFVDESILTGESLAVAKNGFDSPVFQGTLVTSGRAIIEATAIGSRTRLAQIGASLDAIEQGDTPLQTQINSFVKKMAILGGAVFVLVWAINFLRTKVVLGSLLKALTLAMSILPEEIPVAFTTFMALGAWRLMNMGIIVKRTQTIETLGSATVICTDKTGTITENKMKLSGLYVHVRDEVVEPSAALSEEASALLAMAMWSSEPEPFDPMEVALHQAYQDLGSEDRRAEFKLTHEYPLDGKPPMMTHVFENPQGERIVAAKGAPEAIMACSRLSADEKSHVLTVIDSLASRGYRVLGVGQSAYSGAGFPQRQQQIPFTFVGLVAFNDPPKANIRSVFQTFDDAGIQVKIITGDNAATTQNIARQIGLKQAEHVLLGEELLAMDEPELRQKVMRTGIFARMFPEAKLRVVNALKAQGQIVAMTGDGVNDGPALKAAHIGIAMGRKGTEIAKQAASLILVDDDLSRMVDAVAMGRKIYVSLKNAIRYIISIHIPIILCVFIPLVLDWIYPNIFTPVHVIFFELIMGPTCSIIYENEPLQKDLLSQSPRPATSTFFNAKELSGSILQGLVITLGMLFLYQYAVRNGYNQELTRSMVFIGLLSANVCLTLANRSFTQPVWQTIRYKNYLVPLIIGVTITLVTLIYLIDPVARFFELAPVNIRQLMLSISTGALVTWWGEPFKKSLGKR; this comes from the coding sequence ATGTCAAGTCCTGCCAATAGTATCCGCCGTGGTTTAACGAGTGAAGAGGTCTCGGCCTCGCGTAGCCAATACGGGGAGAACAGGTTCCAGGGTAAAAAGGAAAGCGGTTTTTGGGACGCGCTCAGGGAGTTGGTCAAAGAACCGATGCTCATCCTGCTGGTGAGTGCCTCAACCATCTATTTCTTGACAGGAGCTTATGCTGAGGGGTATTTTATGCTCGGCGCGATCGTCGTCGTTTCTGCCATTTCGCTCTACCAGGACACCAGGAGCCGCAATGCCCTGGCCGCGCTCAAATCGCTGACCCAGCCACATTCTAAGGTACTTCGCGACGGATCAGAAACCGAAATTCTGAGTGAGGAAATTGTAACCGGGGATTGGCTGGTCATTGAAGAGGGAAGCCGGATCCAGGCCGATGGCGCGGTCAGGGAAGCCCATGATTTTTTTGTCGATGAGTCGATCCTGACCGGGGAGTCGCTGGCTGTTGCGAAAAACGGATTTGACAGTCCCGTATTTCAGGGAACGCTGGTCACCTCAGGCCGGGCAATCATAGAGGCAACTGCTATCGGAAGTCGAACCAGGCTGGCTCAGATCGGAGCAAGCCTGGACGCCATCGAACAGGGAGATACACCCCTTCAAACCCAGATAAACAGTTTTGTTAAGAAGATGGCCATCCTGGGCGGCGCGGTGTTTGTGCTGGTATGGGCCATTAATTTTTTACGTACAAAAGTGGTACTGGGCAGTTTGCTGAAAGCGCTGACCCTGGCCATGAGTATTCTTCCAGAAGAAATCCCGGTAGCATTCACCACATTCATGGCCCTGGGTGCCTGGCGCTTGATGAACATGGGCATCATCGTGAAGCGTACCCAAACCATCGAAACCCTGGGAAGTGCCACGGTCATCTGTACCGACAAAACCGGTACGATCACAGAAAACAAGATGAAGCTGTCCGGTTTATACGTACATGTCCGGGATGAGGTGGTGGAGCCTTCCGCTGCTCTGAGTGAGGAGGCCTCTGCGCTGCTGGCCATGGCGATGTGGTCAAGCGAACCCGAACCTTTCGACCCGATGGAAGTGGCCCTGCATCAGGCATATCAGGACCTGGGAAGCGAAGACCGGCGGGCGGAATTTAAACTGACACATGAGTATCCCCTAGACGGGAAGCCGCCCATGATGACCCACGTTTTCGAAAATCCGCAGGGTGAACGGATCGTGGCCGCCAAAGGAGCACCGGAGGCGATTATGGCATGTTCTCGGCTTTCAGCAGATGAAAAGTCGCATGTGCTGACGGTGATCGATTCCCTCGCATCCCGGGGATACAGGGTATTGGGTGTAGGCCAGAGCGCGTATTCCGGCGCCGGATTTCCGCAAAGGCAACAGCAGATCCCTTTCACTTTCGTAGGACTTGTTGCTTTCAACGACCCCCCGAAAGCAAACATCCGCTCCGTGTTTCAGACCTTTGACGACGCCGGAATCCAGGTGAAGATCATTACCGGGGATAATGCCGCCACAACCCAGAATATCGCCAGGCAGATCGGGCTAAAACAAGCGGAGCATGTACTTCTGGGCGAGGAGCTTCTGGCGATGGATGAGCCCGAGCTGCGACAGAAGGTAATGCGTACCGGTATTTTTGCGAGGATGTTCCCGGAAGCAAAACTGCGTGTGGTAAACGCGCTGAAAGCGCAGGGGCAGATCGTGGCCATGACCGGTGACGGGGTCAACGACGGGCCGGCTCTGAAGGCCGCTCACATCGGAATCGCCATGGGCAGGAAAGGAACGGAAATCGCAAAACAGGCTGCATCGTTGATCCTGGTAGACGACGATTTATCAAGGATGGTGGATGCCGTGGCCATGGGTCGAAAAATATATGTATCGCTGAAAAACGCCATTCGTTACATTATCTCCATCCACATACCGATTATTTTGTGCGTTTTTATCCCCTTGGTGTTGGATTGGATATACCCAAATATCTTTACCCCCGTACATGTCATTTTCTTTGAGCTCATTATGGGGCCGACCTGCTCGATCATTTACGAAAACGAGCCTTTACAAAAAGACCTGTTGTCACAGTCTCCCAGGCCGGCCACATCCACTTTTTTCAACGCCAAAGAATTGTCGGGCAGCATTCTACAGGGCCTTGTGATCACATTGGGGATGCTTTTTCTGTATCAGTATGCGGTCAGAAACGGGTATAACCAAGAGCTAACCCGCTCGATGGTTTTTATCGGACTACTTTCTGCCAATGTCTGCCTCACGCTCGCCAACCGCTCGTTCACACAGCCGGTTTGGCAAACCATCCGCTATAAAAATTACCTGGTACCGTTGATCATCGGTGTCACGATAACGCTTGTCACACTGATCTATCTCATTGACCCGGTGGCCCGCTTTTTCGAACTCGCTCCAGTGAATATCCGGCAGTTGATGCTCAGCATCTCCACCGGTGCGCTGGTGACATGGTGGGGCGAACCGTTCAAAAAATCTTTGGGAAAGCGTTGA